TATAAGGGATCAGCCTCTCGCGCTCGCCTTTAACGACCACTACATCGTTGGCCCCGGTTTCCAGGAGATGATCCACCGTACCCAGCTCTACGCCCGTCACGGTAATCACCTTCCAGCCTATAAGATCCGTCCAATAATATTCGCCGGGTTCGAGACGCGGCAGGCTGGAGCGTTCGACCGAAATCTCGGCGCCGACCCAGCGGCTCACCTGTTCACGCGAGGTGCAACCCTCGATCTGGGCGACGATGTTTTTGCCGTGGACTCGGCCGTCTAATACCCGCCGCATCTCCAAAGGCCCCTGCCCCACCTGTATAAACCACGGGGCATAGTCCAAAATATTTTTCTTGGGCTGGGTGTATGAGTACACCTTCAACCAGCCGTGTACACCGTAGGGCCCGATGATGCGCCCTACCGGCACCATTGGGGAATCCGGCGGTGTAGTCAGGCGCTGTGTTGCTTGATGAGGCCAGCCACCCGTTCGGAGGTCTTCGCTCCCTTGGATAGCCAATAATCCACCCGTTCCTTCTGCACCAAAAAACCCACCTCTTGCCCCGCCGCAATCGGGTTATAAAAACCTACCCGCTCGATATAACGGCCGTCACGCTTGTTACGGCTGTCGGTGACGACAATGTTGTAAAAGGGACGTTTCTTGGCGCCGCCGCGGGATAAACGAATTGTTACCATACTGAATCCTCTTGCCTATCATGTTGAGGCGGTTCAAAACCATGAACTGCCTCTGGTTAGCTGATTATTTTAATCAAATTCCGGCCGATAAGGAAGGCTATAAACGGGATTTGTGCCTGTTTTAGAAAGAAGGGCACTTCTAAAAATAGCGGATTTTGGCTTTAGGCAAGGCGGAATTCTGCGAGAAAGCGGAGTGTACACGGCAGTACATGAGCATTTCGAGCAGAATTCCAACGCCGCATAAAGACAAAGGACGCATTTTTAGAAGCGCCCAGGAATACGGCCTTTTAGGCCGCGTATAAGCTTGGCCATACCGCCTTTGGAGACTTGTTTCATCATCCGTTGCATCTGTTCAAATTGTTTCAGCATGCGGTTTACGTCCTGTATCTGGGTGCCGGAGCCTGCGGCAATGCGGCGCTTGCGGGAACCCTTGATGAGATCCGGCTTGTGCCGTTCCTGGGGTGTCATCGAATTGATCATCGCCTCCAGGCGTTGGGTTTCGCGGTCATTGATCTGGCTCTTCACCGCCTCCGGGACATTGGACATGCCGGGCAGCTTGTCCATCAGACCCGCCATGCCACCCATCTTGCGCATCTGGCGCAGTTGATCGCGGAAGTCCTCCAGATCGAAGCCTTTGCCCTTCTTGAGCTTGGTGGCGAATTTCTCGATGTGCTGATGATCCACAGTGTGCTGAGCCTCCTCGATGAGGCTCAGCACATCACCCATCCCCATGATGCGCGAGGCGATGCGGTCGGGATAAAAGGGCTCCAGGGCCGTGGTCTTCTCACCCGTGCCCAGAAACTTGATGGGTCTGCCGGTGATGTGCCGGATCGAAAGCGCGGCGCCGCCGCGCGCGTCGCCATCGGTCTTGGTGAGAATCACACCGGTCAGGGGCAAGGCGGCGTGGAAGGCGGCGGCGGTATTGGCGGCGTCCTGACCGGTCATGCTGTCCACCACGAACAAGGTCTCCACCGGCAGCAGTGCCGCATGCAGACGGCGGATTTCATCCATCATATCGGCGTCTATGTGCAAACGCCCCGCGGTGTCTACAAGCAATACGTCCAGCAATTGTTTGCGCGCGTGTTCCAACGCCGCTAGCGCTATCACCACCGGATCTTGGGAAGCATCGCTGGAAAAGAAATGGACGCCGACATCCCCGGCCAGGACTCGAAGCTGCTCGATGGCGGCCGGGCGGTAGACATCGGCGCTCACCACCAACACCGACTTTTTCTTGCGCTCCTTGAGCCAGCGCGCCAGTTTGGCGACGGTGGTCGTCTTGCCGGACCCTTGCAGACCGGCCATAAGAATCACCGCAGGGGGCGGGACATGGAGATCCAGTTCTTCGTTCGACTCGCCCATCACCCTGACAAGCTCGTCGTGCACGATCTTGATGAGCGCCTGACCGGGCGTCAGGCTCTGCATGACCTCCTGGCCCACGGCGCGCGCGCGCACATGCTCCACAAACTCACGTACCACGGGCAGGGCGACATCCGCCTCCAGCAAGGCCATGCGCACCTCGCGCAGGCTGTCCTTGATGTTGTCTTCGGTGAGGCGCCCCTGTCCGCGCAGATTTTTCAGCGTGCGGGCAAGGCGATCGGTCAGGGTGTCAAACATGAGTAATAAAGGAAACTCTGAAAAATATATCGCCAACCGCCAAGGCGCCAAGGTCACCAAGAAAAAAGGCTTGAATTTGTAAAGAAAAGTCTTGGCGTTCTTGGCGTCTTGGCGGTTCAACATGCATAAATCAGAGCTTCCTAAAGTATTATGGAGAAACGAGATCTTCTGAAAAACGCATTATAACCTTGAGGCCGGGGTGATTATCGGTAAGTTCCAGTTCGGCGTGATGCAACTGCGCGACGGCGCGCACCAGGCTCAAACCCAACCCGCTGCCGGGTGTGCTGCGGCTTGTGTCCAGGCGCACGAAGCGCTCCAGCGCTTGTTGCCGCAACGCCTCCGGGATGCCCGGGCCGTTATCGGCCACGCTGATTTCAAATTTATTATTATAGCGTGCGGCTGTGATCTCGATAAGTCCGCCCGGCGGCGTGTATTTGATGGCGTTGTCGAGCAGATTGGAAAGCGCCTGCGCAAGCAACTGGCGGCTGCCGTAAAGGCTGAGGCCTTCCTGAATACGGCTGCTGAATGTATGGTTGCGATCCTCGGCGAGAGGTTGATAGAGCTCGGCGATGTCGCGCACGATAGCGCTGAGATCCACTTTCTCCCAATCATTGCGGCGTCCGCCGGCTTCCGCATGGGCGATGCCGAGCAGGGCGTTAAACGTGTCGAGCAGCCTGTCCACCTCGGCAAGCGACTGCTCCATCACGCTGCGGTATTCCTCGACGGGGCGTTCGCTGAGTTGCGCAAGTTCCAGCCGGCTGCGCAGACGGTTGAGCGGGCTGCGCAAGTCATGGGCGATGCTGTCGGTGACCAGGCGCGTTGCGTCCATGAGCTGTTCGATCTGATCCAGCATCCGGTTGAGACTCTCCGCCAGCTCGTCGAACTCGTCGCCGCTGCCCGTCAGAGATATGCGCCGGGCGAGATGCCCGGCCATGATCGCCCGGCTGGTGCGGTTGATGCCGTCTATGCGATGCAGCACATTGCGGC
The genomic region above belongs to Gammaproteobacteria bacterium and contains:
- a CDS encoding HAMP domain-containing histidine kinase, translating into MNFSVNLLRTTAFRLTLLYVGLFGISNTVLLGFIYWTTTRYMDQQTDMGIAAEADALRDMYRQGGLDELRRSIDRRGAAGDETERVYLLASPGQTQLAGNIKVWTGVSPPGAGWSRIALSANGNHHDEEEEAHRARILTTALPGGYYLVVGRELHEREELRRYTLLTLLWALGITLTLGLLGGLVMSRNVLHRIDGINRTSRAIMAGHLARRISLTGSGDEFDELAESLNRMLDQIEQLMDATRLVTDSIAHDLRSPLNRLRSRLELAQLSERPVEEYRSVMEQSLAEVDRLLDTFNALLGIAHAEAGGRRNDWEKVDLSAIVRDIAELYQPLAEDRNHTFSSRIQEGLSLYGSRQLLAQALSNLLDNAIKYTPPGGLIEITAARYNNKFEISVADNGPGIPEALRQQALERFVRLDTSRSTPGSGLGLSLVRAVAQLHHAELELTDNHPGLKVIMRFSEDLVSP
- the ffh gene encoding signal recognition particle protein, with the translated sequence MFDTLTDRLARTLKNLRGQGRLTEDNIKDSLREVRMALLEADVALPVVREFVEHVRARAVGQEVMQSLTPGQALIKIVHDELVRVMGESNEELDLHVPPPAVILMAGLQGSGKTTTVAKLARWLKERKKKSVLVVSADVYRPAAIEQLRVLAGDVGVHFFSSDASQDPVVIALAALEHARKQLLDVLLVDTAGRLHIDADMMDEIRRLHAALLPVETLFVVDSMTGQDAANTAAAFHAALPLTGVILTKTDGDARGGAALSIRHITGRPIKFLGTGEKTTALEPFYPDRIASRIMGMGDVLSLIEEAQHTVDHQHIEKFATKLKKGKGFDLEDFRDQLRQMRKMGGMAGLMDKLPGMSNVPEAVKSQINDRETQRLEAMINSMTPQERHKPDLIKGSRKRRIAAGSGTQIQDVNRMLKQFEQMQRMMKQVSKGGMAKLIRGLKGRIPGRF
- the rimM gene encoding ribosome maturation factor RimM: MVPVGRIIGPYGVHGWLKVYSYTQPKKNILDYAPWFIQVGQGPLEMRRVLDGRVHGKNIVAQIEGCTSREQVSRWVGAEISVERSSLPRLEPGEYYWTDLIGWKVITVTGVELGTVDHLLETGANDVVVVKGERERLIPYIMGSVIRETDPVARILRVDWDPEF
- the rpsP gene encoding 30S ribosomal protein S16; the protein is MVTIRLSRGGAKKRPFYNIVVTDSRNKRDGRYIERVGFYNPIAAGQEVGFLVQKERVDYWLSKGAKTSERVAGLIKQHSA